In Saccharomycodes ludwigii strain NBRC 1722 chromosome III, whole genome shotgun sequence, one DNA window encodes the following:
- the RRP46 gene encoding exosome non-catalytic core subunit RRP46 (similar to Saccharomyces cerevisiae YGR095C | RRP46 | Ribosomal RNA Processing): MTKLYDIQSSLLLNVDGSCEYNTPNIKVLAAVTGPIEPKARQEIPQQLALEIVVKPCVGIGPTPREVLIQDKIHAVLQHVLCKYLYPRKLLQLTFQIIQNSYFTPSDNNITHTINSNKNIGIDPSTFCELSTCLNSAFIALLDSGIGLQTSYASCCIGIVTDSAAKDKLIDLTTQFPESTLKSCHVIVLEINDAKQISNVLMIDSAGSFTEKDLLNVLTYAENRAIEKMAIFRSVISSKLQRDFIWRE; the protein is encoded by the coding sequence ATGACAAAGCTATACGATATCCAGTCGTCTCTACTATTAAATGTAGATGGTTCATGTGAATATAATACACCAAACATCAAAGTTCTTGCAGCAGTAACAGGTCCAATTGAACCCAAAGCAAGACAAGAAATTCCTCAACAATTAGCCCTAGAAATTGTAGTTAAACCATGTGTAGGTATAGGCCCTACTCCAAGAGAGGTTTTAATTCAAGATAAAATACATGCTGTATTACAACACGTTTTgtgtaaatatttatacccaagaaaattattacaATTAACTTTccaaataatacaaaattcATATTTTACTCCTTCTGATAACAACATTACTCATACTatcaacagcaacaaaaacattGGTATCGATCCTTCCACTTTTTGTGAGCTAAGCACATGTTTAAATTCTGCTTTTATAGCACTATTAGACTCAGGCATTGGATTACAAACTTCATATGCAAGCTGTTGTATTGGTATAGTTACTGATTCAGCTGCTAAAGACAAACTGATTGATTTGACCACCCAATTCCCCGAATCGACTTTAAAAAGCTGTCACGTAATTGTATTAGAAATTAATGACGCCAAACAAATTTCTAATGTCCTAATGATCGACAGTGCAGGCAGTTTCacagaaaaagatttattaaatgttCTAACGTATGCAGAAAATCGTGCCATAGAAAAAATGGCTATTTTTAGGAGTGTTATAAGTTCAAAGTTGCAAAGGGATTTTATATGGAGAGAATAA
- the TPC1 gene encoding thiamine transporter TPC1 (similar to Saccharomyces cerevisiae YGR096W | TPC1 | Thiamine Pyrophosphate Carrier) translates to MTLDHLRSGVDVPFYKSLIAGSLSGIVARTFTAPLDVIKIHYQLLPRNIATKKTTRSTLHGNNDIKLFNIIKKIYKAENSIKGFFKGNVPGLLMYMVYGSVQFSSYSYFNSHLSIFTKNEALHSFIVGGLSGICSSVVSYPLDILRTRFIAFQKHVPTTNHISTVSRTNNNRMFDVVKEIWLHENKFNGLFKGCTSSIVTLTLNSSIIFSVYESINVFCENYSNSKNNENTYIMLLRQFSSTIAGITAKSVTFPLDTIRRRIQIMTSRNITELTESPQVYKEYHKKKKFISIGYHIYRKEGIKTLYQGLYIALLKSAPTTVISLYVYERVLNILR, encoded by the coding sequence ATGACTTTGGATCATTTGCGCAGCGGAGTAGATGTACCATTTTATAAATCTCTTATAGCAGGATCTCTTTCTGGTATCGTGGCTAGAACTTTTACTGCACCACTAGATGTGATTAAAATACATTACCAATTACTACCTCGAAATATTGCAACTAAAAAAACTACAAGATCCACTCTGCATGGGAATAATGACATCAAactatttaatataatcaaaaaaatatataaagcGGAAAATAGTATAAAAGGGTTCTTTAAGGGCAATGTTCCTGGTCTATTGATGTACATGGTGTATGGAAGTGTTCAATTTTCTTCGTattcatattttaataGTCATCTTTCGATATTCACCAAAAATGAGGCTTTACATAGTTTTATAGTGGGTGGTTTAAGCGGGATTTGTTCAAGTGTAGTTTCTTATCCCTTGGATATCTTGAGGACAAGATTCATAGCATTTCAAAAGCATGTACCCACAACAAACCATATTAGTACTGTTAGTAGgacaaataataatcgAATGTTTGATGTTGTCAAGGAGATATGGCTgcatgaaaataaattcaatGGGTTATTTAAAGGGTGTACCAGTTCTATAGTGACATTGACTTTGAACAgttctattattttttcggTTTATGAATCAATAAATGTATTTTGCGAGAACTATAGTAATAGCAAGAATAACGAgaatacatatattatgTTGTTGAGACAGTTCAGTAGTACTATAGCTGGTATAACCGCAAAATCAGTTACATTTCCACTGGACACAATTAGAAGGCGAATACAGATTATGACTTCGAGAAATATTACAGAATTAACTGAATCGCCACAGGTGTATAAAGAGTAccataagaaaaaaaagtttatttccATTGGCTACCATATATATCGGAAAGAAGGTATTAAAACTTTATATCAAGGGTTATATATTGCGTTATTAAAAAGTGCGCCAACAACTGTAATTAGTCTATATGTGTATGAACGGGTACTAAACATTTTGAGATGA
- the PIS1 gene encoding CDP-diacylglycerol--inositol 3-phosphatidyltransferase (similar to Saccharomyces cerevisiae YPR113W | PIS1 | Phosphatidyl Inositol Synthase), with amino-acid sequence MATVKNQRSLNVTASDIFKYIPNKIGYARIITMVLSLFFMKSCPLLTTLIYGISCLLDAVDGTMARKYNQCSGFGAVLDMIADRSTTACLIIYLSSVYPSYLMPFFQMANALDLCSHYMHMYATLSTGGGKSHKDIEKEQWLLNLYYSRRDVLFTICAFNELFYMALYWCSFVDRKCWYTLGIYTTIICLPGYIFKQIANVVQMNRAAVLLANKDAQNVNNNKK; translated from the coding sequence ATGGCCACTGTCAAAAATCAACGATCATTAAATGTCACTGCTAGtgatattttcaaatatatacCAAACAAAATCGGATATGCTCGTATAATTACAATGGTGCTAtcgttattttttatgaaaaGTTGTCCACTATTAACTACTTTAATATATGGTATTTCTTGTTTATTGGATGCAGTAGATGGGACTATGGCACGTAAATATAACCAATGTAGCGGATTTGGTGCAGTTTTAGATATGATAGCAGATAGAAGTACTACTGCATGTTTAATCATTTATCTTTCTAGTGTGTACCCTTCTTATTTGAtgcctttttttcaaatggCCAATGCTTTGGACTTATGTAGTCATTATATGCATATGTATGCTACATTAAGTACTGGCGGTGGCAAGTCGCACAAGGATATTGAAAAGGAGCAATGGTTATtgaatttatattatagtAGAAGAGATGTTTTGTTTACTATTTGCGCATTCAATGAATTATTTTACATGGCTTTGTATTGGTGTAGTTTTGTTGATAGGAAATGTTGGTACACTTTGGGTATTTACACTACCATAATTTGTTTGCCAgggtatatttttaaacaaattgCCAATGTTGTCCAAATGAATAGGGCTGCCGTTTTGTTAGCTAACAAAGATGCACAAAATGTGaacaataataagaaaTGA